The genomic stretch AAGAACGGCCGCCGCGTCATCAAGGCGCGCCGCGCCAAGGGCCGCGCTCGCCTCGCGGGCTAAATCCCGACGCCGTATCGCCTCGTGCTTCCCTCGGGTGCCCGCCTCCGTCGTGCCGGTGAATTCCGTGCCACATACGAGGGAGGACGTGCTTATCCCGACGCCCTGGCGGTGCTACACGTCCAAGCGCTTTCGGACCGGCCTGACACTTGTCAGGTCGGTTTCTCGGTAGGGAAGAAAGTCGGCAACGCCGTCGTGCGCAACCGGGTCAAGCGCCGCTTGCGGGCGATCATCGCCACCCTCCTGCCCGAGATCGTACCGGGCCACCGTCTCATCCTCAGGGCTCGCAGCCGCGCGGCT from bacterium encodes the following:
- the rnpA gene encoding ribonuclease P protein component; this translates as MLPSGARLRRAGEFRATYEGGRAYPDALAVLHVQALSDRPDTCQVGFSVGKKVGNAVVRNRVKRRLRAIIATLLPEIVPGHRLILRARSRAAEADFETLEKAVKRLLDRASLRPRSVVDTPEATP